A region of Campylobacter sp. RM16189 DNA encodes the following proteins:
- a CDS encoding STT3 domain-containing protein, giving the protein MIGEFLKSLKSIQFSKQTFLLISLAFIFSVACRFYWVYWASDYESFFWNNQLMISTNDGYAFAEGARDMIAGFHQPNDLSYYGSSLSTLTYVIAKILPFSFETTILYMSVFFSSLIVVPIILIAREYGVTRAGFIAALLASIANSYYNRTMAGYYDTDMLTIVLPMFVIWSMVRLVEQKNRVNLIFVPIFMLIYIWWYPSSYSLNFATIGMFLLYTLIFDRNNKLNYEALIFMIIALTYINFYIKISLILTIYLLIYFRPNLWNQKSIAALGILAILLFAVTGGLNPILFQLKFYVFRSVPESSGLAFHYFNVNQTIRESGIVEFEVFAQRISGHVITFTASLAGIIILCFKKRSFLLALPMLFLGFLAVKGGLRFTIYSVPIMAIGFGYFVVWAINLFKLNIWLNRGIILTISIISLLPCLFHIYGYKVPTVFYRQEVESLDKLKFVADREDYALAWWDYGYPIRYYADVKSLIDGGKHLGRDNFAVSFALGEKQISSANMARLEVEYTERNFTERFGSNLAKMMQDYNATNANAFLNSLNNNNFNLPKKTRDIYFYLPDAMMHIFPVVLQFSRLDLTSGAEYDNVLFYIGAPYAIKSEGVDIGGGFIMSNDASKLIYNGEIVPINTYFETSYDEKDKLVVKPYKIDSSAKVYVVYMKDYRRFLIIDENALNSTYIQLFVFENFDKELFEPVVLNGAVKIYKLLK; this is encoded by the coding sequence ATGATAGGTGAATTTTTAAAGAGCTTAAAGAGTATTCAATTTTCAAAACAGACATTTTTATTAATCTCTTTGGCATTTATTTTTAGTGTTGCCTGTAGGTTTTATTGGGTATATTGGGCAAGCGATTATGAGTCGTTTTTTTGGAATAATCAGCTTATGATTAGCACCAATGACGGCTATGCATTCGCCGAGGGCGCGCGTGATATGATAGCCGGATTTCATCAGCCAAATGACCTTAGCTACTATGGAAGCTCGCTTTCTACTCTTACTTACGTCATAGCTAAAATTCTGCCATTTTCTTTTGAAACCACTATCTTGTATATGAGCGTATTTTTTAGCTCCTTAATTGTTGTTCCTATTATCTTGATAGCACGCGAATATGGCGTAACTAGAGCTGGTTTCATAGCCGCTCTTTTGGCAAGTATAGCTAATAGCTACTATAATCGCACAATGGCAGGGTATTATGATACCGATATGCTTACTATAGTCTTGCCGATGTTTGTCATCTGGTCGATGGTGCGTTTGGTAGAGCAAAAAAATCGAGTAAATTTGATATTTGTGCCTATTTTTATGCTGATTTATATCTGGTGGTATCCTAGCTCATACTCGCTAAATTTCGCTACTATAGGTATGTTTTTGCTCTATACCTTAATTTTTGATCGAAATAATAAGCTAAACTACGAAGCGCTTATCTTTATGATAATAGCTCTTACCTATATAAATTTTTACATTAAAATTTCACTTATATTAACCATCTATCTACTAATCTATTTTAGACCAAATTTATGGAATCAAAAAAGCATAGCCGCCCTTGGAATCCTTGCTATTTTGCTCTTTGCTGTCACAGGTGGTCTAAATCCTATACTTTTTCAACTGAAATTTTATGTATTTAGAAGCGTGCCTGAAAGCTCCGGACTGGCATTTCACTACTTTAACGTAAATCAGACCATAAGGGAGTCCGGGATAGTGGAATTTGAAGTATTTGCACAGCGTATAAGCGGGCATGTGATCACTTTCACAGCCTCTTTAGCAGGAATAATTATATTATGTTTTAAAAAAAGATCTTTTCTGCTCGCTCTTCCTATGCTATTTTTAGGATTTTTAGCTGTAAAAGGCGGGCTTAGATTTACTATATACTCAGTGCCTATTATGGCGATTGGATTTGGATATTTTGTTGTTTGGGCTATAAATTTATTCAAACTAAATATATGGCTAAATAGAGGTATAATCTTAACTATATCCATTATTTCGCTTCTGCCTTGTTTGTTTCACATATATGGCTACAAGGTTCCTACGGTGTTTTATAGGCAAGAAGTTGAGAGTCTGGATAAATTAAAATTTGTGGCTGATAGAGAGGATTATGCTCTTGCTTGGTGGGATTATGGCTATCCGATTCGCTACTATGCTGATGTTAAGAGTTTGATTGACGGCGGAAAGCACCTTGGTAGAGATAATTTCGCAGTTAGTTTTGCGCTTGGAGAAAAACAAATCAGCTCAGCCAATATGGCTCGTCTTGAGGTGGAGTATACGGAGCGTAATTTTACTGAGAGATTTGGCTCAAATTTAGCAAAAATGATGCAAGATTATAATGCTACAAATGCAAATGCCTTTTTAAATTCGCTAAATAACAATAATTTTAATCTGCCTAAAAAGACAAGAGATATATATTTTTATCTGCCAGATGCGATGATGCATATATTTCCTGTCGTTTTGCAGTTTTCAAGGCTTGATTTAACTAGTGGGGCGGAGTATGATAATGTGCTTTTTTATATAGGCGCTCCTTATGCTATAAAAAGCGAAGGTGTTGATATAGGCGGAGGTTTTATCATGTCAAATGACGCTTCTAAGCTAATTTATAATGGCGAGATAGTGCCTATAAATACATATTTTGAGACAAGTTACGATGAAAAAGACAAGCTTGTAGTAAAGCCTTATAAGATAGATTCAAGCGCTAAAGTTTATGTTGTATATATGAAGGATTATAGGAGATTTTTAATAATCGATGAGAATGCATTAAACTCGACTTATATCCAGCTTTTTGTATTTGAAAATTTTGATAAAGAGCTCTTTGAGCCGGTTGTATTAAACGGTGCGGTTAAAATTTATAAATTATTGAAATAA
- a CDS encoding glycosyltransferase, which translates to MIKLAVFLYSMGPGGAERVVSNLLTGLAKEYEVHLILMSDVISYEIPPQVKIHLIENSNPYESGIKKIFRLFFTLPKLALKYKKLCESLSIDRHFVLMNRPCYIALMARIFGLKGRMVISERSCPSIIYGKKISGRANKFLIKLLYNRADLILANANGNARDLVENFGCDEKKVRVLYNAVNLESIKELANEHYESDFIPFFINIGRLDGGKNQAMLIKIISNLDDPRATLGILGKGNLHNELQSLIDKLKLNDGVKLLGAQKNPFKFIKNASCLVCASRFEGFSNVLLEGLACEKFIISTDHQSGARELLGDDEFGVLVGVDDEKGMLEAMKKALDDEKLREKYEKKAYNRIKNFDKTEITRQLIEYLEGNNDR; encoded by the coding sequence GTGATAAAACTAGCCGTATTCCTATACTCTATGGGGCCAGGAGGCGCTGAGAGAGTAGTATCAAATTTACTTACCGGACTTGCCAAAGAGTATGAAGTGCATCTGATTCTTATGAGCGATGTCATATCTTATGAAATTCCTCCTCAAGTAAAAATTCACCTCATAGAGAACTCAAATCCCTATGAAAGCGGTATAAAAAAGATATTTAGATTATTTTTTACTCTGCCTAAATTAGCTTTAAAATATAAAAAATTGTGCGAGAGTTTAAGTATAGATAGGCACTTTGTGTTGATGAACCGCCCTTGCTATATCGCTTTAATGGCTAGAATTTTTGGCTTAAAGGGGAGAATGGTCATAAGCGAGAGAAGCTGTCCCTCTATAATATACGGCAAAAAAATCAGCGGGAGAGCAAATAAATTTCTTATCAAGCTTCTTTACAATAGAGCCGATTTAATCTTAGCCAATGCGAATGGGAATGCTAGGGATTTGGTTGAGAATTTTGGCTGTGATGAAAAAAAGGTAAGAGTGCTATATAACGCTGTTAATTTAGAAAGCATAAAAGAGCTTGCAAATGAGCATTATGAAAGTGATTTTATACCTTTTTTTATAAATATTGGACGACTTGATGGCGGAAAAAATCAGGCTATGTTGATTAAAATAATCTCAAATTTAGATGATCCTAGGGCTACTCTTGGAATTTTAGGTAAGGGAAATTTGCATAATGAGCTTCAAAGTCTCATAGATAAACTTAAACTAAATGATGGAGTTAAGTTGCTTGGAGCTCAAAAAAATCCATTTAAATTTATCAAAAACGCCTCTTGCCTAGTCTGCGCTTCACGCTTTGAAGGCTTTTCAAATGTGCTTTTAGAGGGCTTGGCATGTGAGAAATTTATAATATCAACAGATCATCAAAGCGGAGCAAGAGAGCTTTTGGGTGATGATGAATTTGGTGTTTTAGTAGGCGTTGATGATGAAAAAGGTATGCTAGAGGCTATGAAAAAAGCGCTTGATGATGAAAAACTTAGAGAAAAATATGAAAAAAAAGCGTATAATCGCATTAAAAATTTTGATAAAACAGAGATAACAAGGCAGCTTATTGAGTATTTGGAAGGAAACAATGATAGGTGA
- a CDS encoding glycosyltransferase: protein MRILFVIAALRNGGAERVLSAISSGFAKQNEVHIAVLEEDLGYYKFPSEVIFHHLKIYGKSKILNKFRKISALRSCFKNIAPDVIISFIDWTNVACVAANFGLGFKHIASEHHENEHLKSLKFRFIRDIAYRNVDGLSVLTQNDIDYYKFIKNRVILHNPFFLKDSKGLAKENIILSVGRLEFVKGYDLYLKALAKIDKEILEGWEIKIAGEGSAGAELKNLADELGLNIKFLGHIEEIEPYYERSKIFVSSSRSEGLSNVLIEAANFDCARLSSDTVGGKELINDEVSGLLFKGENKEEMAKKLTRLIKDENLRQTLVENARKDLDKFRIDNVMQKWQNFVEEVVVK, encoded by the coding sequence TTGAGAATTTTATTTGTTATAGCAGCACTTAGAAATGGTGGTGCAGAACGCGTTTTAAGCGCTATTTCTAGTGGGTTTGCAAAGCAAAATGAGGTGCATATAGCAGTCCTTGAGGAGGATTTAGGGTATTATAAATTTCCTTCTGAAGTAATCTTTCATCATCTTAAAATTTACGGTAAAAGTAAGATATTAAATAAATTTAGAAAGATTTCAGCGCTCAGGAGTTGCTTTAAAAATATTGCGCCAGATGTCATAATAAGCTTTATAGATTGGACAAATGTAGCTTGCGTAGCGGCAAATTTCGGACTTGGATTTAAGCATATAGCTAGCGAACACCATGAAAATGAGCACCTAAAGTCATTGAAATTTAGATTTATCAGGGATATTGCATATAGAAACGTGGATGGCCTTAGCGTGCTAACTCAAAACGATATCGATTACTATAAATTTATAAAAAATAGGGTCATACTGCATAATCCATTTTTTTTAAAGGACTCCAAGGGGCTTGCAAAGGAAAATATCATATTAAGTGTGGGCAGGCTTGAATTTGTAAAAGGCTATGATCTATATCTAAAGGCTCTAGCAAAGATAGATAAAGAGATTTTAGAGGGCTGGGAGATAAAGATAGCAGGAGAGGGCTCTGCTGGAGCTGAGCTAAAAAATTTAGCCGATGAGCTTGGGCTGAATATCAAATTTTTAGGACATATCGAGGAGATAGAGCCATACTATGAGCGCTCTAAAATATTTGTATCATCTTCTCGTAGTGAAGGGCTTTCAAATGTATTGATAGAGGCTGCAAATTTTGATTGCGCAAGACTTTCTAGCGATACGGTCGGAGGCAAGGAGCTTATAAATGATGAGGTAAGCGGGCTTTTGTTTAAGGGTGAAAACAAAGAGGAGATGGCTAAGAAGCTAACAAGACTTATAAAAGATGAAAATTTACGCCAAACTCTTGTAGAAAACGCAAGAAAAGATTTAGATAAATTTAGGATAGATAATGTCATGCAAAAGTGGCAAAATTTTGTGGAAGAAGTAGTGGTCAAGTGA
- a CDS encoding glycosyltransferase, translating into MKILFVISTLRCGGAERVCSIIASKFSETNEVVLAKFDSDEPFYEIDSRVKLVNLNQGVGDLGFLRNLKKRFSKFASLRKMLKDDKFDAVISFLDSTNILVLMSSAGLKTPVIISEHTSFNAPKKPIIKALKYIFYPFADALSVLTKEDKGYYSKFCKNVEVIYNPGFSNNDDELSGLKENLVIFVGRLNMLKNCAMFVRVAANLKNYGYKFIVAGDGEQREKLQMLSKQLGAQVEFLGNVADVEKLYKRAKILISTSIVEGLGNTLIEAIGYDCARVATKTSGAKELITHGFDGFLCEINDDKIMSEMVLNLIQDGAKRDEICKNARTRLDEFSVDNIYEKWLNMIKEVV; encoded by the coding sequence ATGAAAATCTTGTTTGTAATCTCGACTCTAAGATGTGGTGGAGCTGAGAGGGTGTGCTCTATAATCGCTTCTAAATTTAGTGAGACTAACGAGGTGGTGCTAGCTAAATTTGATAGCGACGAGCCATTTTACGAGATTGATAGCAGAGTAAAACTTGTAAATTTAAATCAAGGTGTTGGCGATCTTGGATTTTTACGAAATTTAAAGAAGCGTTTTAGCAAATTTGCCTCTTTAAGAAAGATGCTAAAAGATGATAAATTTGATGCTGTTATATCCTTTTTGGATAGTACTAATATTTTGGTTTTAATGAGTAGTGCGGGTTTAAAAACTCCTGTTATAATCAGCGAACATACCAGCTTTAATGCCCCGAAAAAACCGATTATTAAAGCTTTAAAATATATCTTTTATCCTTTTGCAGATGCGCTTAGTGTACTGACAAAAGAGGATAAAGGATATTATTCTAAATTTTGTAAAAATGTAGAAGTTATATATAATCCTGGTTTTAGTAACAATGATGATGAACTAAGCGGCTTAAAAGAAAATTTAGTGATTTTTGTCGGGCGTTTAAATATGCTAAAGAACTGTGCGATGTTTGTAAGAGTGGCTGCAAATTTAAAGAATTATGGCTATAAATTTATAGTTGCTGGAGATGGCGAACAGAGGGAAAAACTGCAAATGCTATCTAAACAGCTTGGAGCGCAAGTCGAGTTTTTAGGCAATGTGGCAGATGTTGAGAAACTTTATAAAAGGGCTAAAATTTTAATCTCAACCTCTATTGTTGAAGGGCTTGGAAATACGCTAATAGAGGCAATTGGCTATGATTGTGCAAGGGTTGCTACTAAGACAAGCGGTGCAAAAGAGCTTATAACGCATGGATTTGACGGGTTTTTATGCGAAATAAACGATGATAAGATAATGAGTGAGATGGTTTTAAATCTAATTCAAGATGGCGCAAAAAGAGATGAGATTTGCAAAAATGCCAGAACTAGACTTGATGAGTTTAGCGTGGATAATATATATGAAAAATGGCTGAATATGATTAAAGAGGTGGTGTGA
- a CDS encoding glycosyltransferase family 2 protein — MNIKEPLISVIIPTFNRIDLLKKALNSALNQTYKNLEIIITDDKSSDGTSEFCQNLKDPRVKYVVNETHEKGPNGNKNNGFDICSGEFICLIDDDDELYLTAISECFDFIKQGYSAVFADCVCEINEKISGKISGRNPYEKSCEMSKIDYHCGRISGEYFKLFSRKFIENFRLDEKSFGGENELYIRFFEDLVYYHKKPLYIYRIARSDSATANAAKYASKVANAYLKTANLCHEIASVMAPEFLALQYKNAAYYAKIAGKYALMYECLFKSLRIKFNKEAFIFLLLSPLPSPFLQSLSKLRVKIKERFGI, encoded by the coding sequence GTGAATATAAAAGAGCCTTTAATAAGTGTCATAATTCCAACGTTTAACCGTATTGATCTATTAAAAAAGGCTTTAAATTCAGCTCTTAATCAAACTTATAAAAATTTAGAGATCATAATAACCGATGATAAGAGCAGTGATGGCACTAGTGAGTTTTGTCAAAATTTAAAAGATCCTAGAGTGAAATATGTGGTGAACGAAACCCACGAAAAGGGTCCAAATGGAAATAAGAATAACGGCTTTGATATTTGTAGTGGTGAGTTTATCTGCCTGATTGATGATGATGATGAGCTCTATTTAACCGCTATTAGCGAGTGCTTTGACTTTATAAAACAAGGATATAGTGCTGTTTTTGCAGATTGCGTTTGTGAGATAAATGAAAAAATAAGCGGGAAAATTTCAGGTAGAAATCCATATGAAAAAAGCTGCGAGATGAGTAAGATAGACTATCATTGCGGCAGGATAAGCGGAGAGTATTTTAAGCTTTTTTCTCGTAAATTTATAGAGAATTTTCGATTGGACGAGAAGAGTTTTGGGGGAGAAAACGAGCTATATATTAGGTTTTTTGAAGATTTAGTTTATTATCATAAAAAACCGCTTTACATATATAGGATAGCTCGCTCGGACAGCGCTACGGCAAATGCAGCCAAATATGCTAGCAAAGTTGCTAATGCCTATTTAAAAACAGCAAATTTATGCCACGAAATAGCAAGCGTGATGGCGCCTGAATTTTTAGCGCTTCAATATAAAAATGCCGCATATTACGCCAAGATAGCTGGCAAATATGCACTTATGTATGAGTGTTTATTTAAGAGTTTAAGAATCAAATTTAATAAAGAGGCTTTTATATTTTTGTTGCTTAGTCCTCTTCCAAGCCCGTTTTTACAAAGTCTGTCTAAGCTTAGAGTCAAGATAAAAGAGAGGTTTGGGATATGA
- a CDS encoding glycosyltransferase family 25 protein encodes MQENSLFLISLKKDDARRETLKNRFASYDKFNIIDAIDGRVMSAKEYFGYALRSFKAYNRLLSPGEIGCSLSHMSAYEEFLNSGAKFALIFEDDVIGDDEGIKNAFELADKIDKNSILICGCQDGLAGRFSTFGKKIEDNFYMVSKHSFVSIYRAAAYIVTRDSAKALLETHERAVCTADLWSYLLTSNKLNMYFSDIFAHPIDLSDSNINAERDERGYAKINLKALFKSFKYILATRYEAKFKGYERIFKDKT; translated from the coding sequence ATGCAGGAAAATAGCCTATTTTTAATCTCTCTTAAAAAGGACGATGCTAGACGAGAGACTCTTAAAAATCGCTTTGCAAGTTATGATAAATTTAATATTATCGATGCGATTGACGGCAGGGTTATGAGTGCCAAGGAGTATTTTGGATACGCGCTTAGGAGTTTTAAGGCTTATAATAGGCTTTTAAGTCCCGGCGAGATTGGTTGTAGTCTCTCTCATATGAGTGCTTATGAGGAGTTTTTAAATAGTGGTGCTAAATTCGCACTAATATTTGAAGATGATGTTATAGGGGATGATGAGGGTATAAAAAACGCATTTGAACTAGCGGATAAAATAGATAAAAACTCAATTTTGATTTGTGGCTGTCAAGATGGACTTGCAGGCAGATTTTCGACCTTTGGAAAGAAGATAGAAGATAATTTTTACATGGTTTCAAAGCACTCATTTGTGAGTATTTATAGGGCAGCTGCTTATATAGTGACAAGAGATAGTGCTAAAGCCTTGCTTGAAACGCACGAAAGAGCGGTCTGTACAGCCGATTTATGGAGTTATCTATTGACATCAAATAAGCTTAATATGTATTTTAGCGATATTTTTGCTCATCCTATTGATCTAAGCGATTCAAATATCAATGCAGAGCGCGATGAACGCGGGTATGCCAAGATAAATTTAAAAGCCTTATTTAAATCGTTTAAATATATCTTAGCAACTAGATACGAGGCTAAATTTAAAGGTTATGAGAGAATTTTTAAGGACAAGACGTGA
- a CDS encoding MATE family efflux transporter codes for MLINLISSIVVFIISLGINFFLTPYILKSLGNEAYGFVALSNAVVSYASVVTVAINSVSGRFVAYEWHRGDIAKANIYYSSVLSVNIFFSILVVLLSAIFIINLSSVLNVPENLENDVKLTFVFYFINFCVGLFNGVITVSAFVKNKLYLLSIRNAISSAILAILIVFFFYFFKPMISYIAISALVTSIFVFLSTIFISARITPELKFDMSKFDFKKIKELLKSGIWNSFNALNRVLMTGMDLFICNIFINANVTGLLAVSKAAPIILESFVAQLSGVFAPKFVELYSKGNLLALINETKFSMRVIAFLMSVPAAIFVVFGREFYTLWLPFKSIDEISLIYNLSMITLVPIVFISYAFALFNLDSATNKLRRPAIANTILGVSTIIAQIFILKFSDYGVYGVAIIGAVFYSIRILFFDLINAALNLKLKLTTFYGVYLKNLAIFVVLSLIIFIFSSFIDIKNWTQFILYSVIFLIFGYVVNLFLIFNRFEQKIVINKIIFKFKRLLNAGK; via the coding sequence GTGCTTATCAATCTGATTAGCTCAATTGTAGTTTTTATAATATCCTTGGGGATAAATTTCTTTTTAACCCCCTATATCTTAAAGAGCCTTGGCAACGAGGCTTATGGCTTTGTCGCTCTTTCTAACGCTGTAGTTTCATACGCTTCTGTTGTTACTGTGGCTATAAATTCGGTTAGTGGTCGCTTTGTCGCTTACGAGTGGCATAGAGGCGATATTGCCAAGGCCAATATCTACTACTCGTCTGTTTTAAGCGTAAATATATTTTTTTCTATCTTAGTAGTGCTGCTTTCGGCGATTTTTATTATAAATTTAAGTAGTGTTTTAAACGTGCCTGAAAATTTAGAGAATGATGTTAAATTAACCTTTGTTTTTTACTTTATAAATTTCTGCGTAGGACTATTTAACGGGGTTATTACTGTATCTGCATTTGTTAAAAATAAACTTTATCTGCTATCTATTAGAAATGCAATTTCAAGTGCAATTTTGGCTATTTTGATAGTTTTTTTCTTCTATTTTTTTAAGCCGATGATCTCATATATCGCTATTTCGGCACTTGTGACCTCTATTTTTGTCTTTTTAAGCACTATATTTATATCGGCTCGTATCACGCCGGAGCTAAAATTTGATATGTCTAAATTTGATTTTAAGAAGATAAAAGAGCTTTTAAAATCTGGCATTTGGAATAGTTTTAATGCTTTAAATCGCGTGTTGATGACTGGAATGGATCTGTTTATATGTAATATCTTTATAAATGCCAATGTAACCGGACTTCTTGCCGTATCAAAGGCGGCTCCTATTATTTTAGAGAGTTTTGTGGCTCAGCTTAGCGGGGTTTTTGCGCCTAAATTTGTAGAGCTTTATTCAAAAGGCAATCTTTTAGCTTTGATTAACGAGACTAAATTTTCAATGCGAGTGATAGCATTTTTAATGAGCGTTCCTGCAGCTATTTTCGTAGTATTTGGGCGAGAATTTTACACCCTTTGGCTACCGTTTAAGAGTATTGACGAGATAAGTTTAATATATAATCTTTCTATGATAACGCTTGTTCCGATTGTCTTCATAAGCTATGCATTTGCACTTTTTAACCTTGATAGTGCGACCAATAAGCTTCGTAGGCCGGCTATTGCAAACACTATTTTAGGGGTTAGTACTATAATCGCTCAAATTTTCATTTTAAAATTTAGCGATTACGGAGTATATGGAGTGGCTATTATAGGAGCTGTTTTTTATAGTATCCGTATACTATTTTTTGACCTTATAAATGCTGCTTTAAATTTAAAGCTAAAACTTACTACATTTTATGGGGTATATCTTAAAAATTTAGCTATTTTCGTAGTTTTATCTCTCATTATTTTTATATTTAGCAGCTTTATTGATATTAAAAATTGGACACAATTTATTCTGTATTCTGTTATATTTTTGATTTTTGGATACGTTGTTAACTTGTTTTTGATATTTAATAGGTTTGAACAAAAAATTGTTATAAATAAGATTATTTTTAAATTTAAAAGGCTTTTGAATGCAGGAAAATAG